The genomic DNA ATTATTTATTTCTAGTCACATATATTGCACATTTTAAATCACATATATTacacattttcaattttgttttttatgctAAACTGTAAGAAACTTATATTTccataaaaattaaagttaCTTTTTACTTTCCCCTTTTACCGATGATTTTCCACTTATTCAACGTCTTATTTTACACATAATTTTCCACTAACTATTCTGGTAATAATACTCTTATCTAGAAGTCATAATTTAACTGACAAATGTCGAAATTGTAAGATTGGACGTCGTGATCCGGATTCGAATCCGAAatctcacagttgtgtgtgactTTAATTTTAGtagattaccacttcatctaaaagataaaaaaaaaacactcttgtcaatttcaaaatataaacattttttaatcaGTACTTGTCCACTGCTTATTCTAGCGTCAAAAATATGGGTGTAAGTGCGTGATCCCTCAACCATTCAAAGGAGAGCATAGCCTCCTCTCTAGCAATCTGTTAAGCCAAAATTACATAGTGAAGAGATTAGAGAATATCCATGATTTCTTGATACTTCTACGAATTGCATGAAAAGAGAGGACCTAAATTAAAGGACAAAACAAGctacataaaaaaaactaagtttaTGGATTTTGATTGTGGTAAATGGTGGTTGTACCTTTGCTTCATAGAAGACAttaaattttagatttaaataggtcttttgtctctgcaaatataagttatttgaattttcgtctctgaaaaattgtcctaattacatttgaaaaatggtcctaatcatttgaaaaatgatCCTAATTACATTTGATTAGTAATTTcagaaacaaaaattcaaatgacctatatttacagagacgaaagacctatttaaacctgaattttatttattatttctccTTTGGTGAAACTTTTTTATTGGGTTTTGATGTTCGCACTAACATATAAAAACCTTCATTGTCTCACAAAACCTAGATCAACCTTCACTTATTGACAATCTCTGAACTTAGCAGCACCAAGACCTCTTTTTCCGTAGGAGTATTGACACAACTAAGACAAGTAAGGTTAATATTATTCCACAAAAACCCACCACACAAATTGAAAACTATCATACTCACTCACTCTCACTCACTTGGCTAAGCCTCCTAATTCATTATCAATTGCAATATTAGCAGCATCAAGATCTCCTTTTCCGATTTCCGCCATTTCAACCAGAGACTTGTCTAGAAACCTCTCCATCTCTTCTGGCCACGGTTTGTTATTGCTTGCAGGACAAGGAGAGTTAAACGGAGTGTTCAACCACGCATCTACGATCTCGACCGCTGTTTCGGCTGAAGTGTACTTACCAGATACGGCGAGGACATTTGAATTATTGATGGATCGGGCGTTGACAGCGTCAGCAGGAGTAAGACAAGTGACGGCAAACACGCCAGGAAATTTATTGGCGAAGATGGAGACGCCAGCGCCGGTGCCACATGCCACGAGACCGCGAACTTCTGGTGAGGAAGACGGTGTTGATTGAGAGACTCGACGACCAACTTCAGCGGCAGCGGAGTAGTAAGAAGAAGTTCCAAGATCTTCAACTTGGATGTTGATGGAGCGGAGGTAGGAGACTAAAGTGTCTTTAAGAGAAATGCTGTAATGATCGGTGCCGGAACCGGTGAtgatttttatatgtttgttgGGTTCCGCCATGAATAATTGAGGGAATATAGATACAGACTTGATTGGGATATTATAGGGTGAGAGTGGTAAAGGTGAAGCAGAGTGAGCAGAGTGAGTGGGTGGAGTGGAGTGTGAACGTGTGGCacttaaagagaaaaatgataaacaaacaatCATATACAGTATTGGATAATGATTGATTCTGGTTATTGGAGTGTTAATATCGTTCTTTTTATGCTTTGTCTAACATGCACAACAAAATTAGTACTATTGTATTTGCAGTTGCACAattcacatgttttttttttttttaaatgacctaCAATGTTGGCGACCAATTTAGAAAGTATGAATTGAAAGGTTAGTGGACCATAAcattaaaattattatcaacGTGGAATCTTAACAAATTGCAGAGTGACAGTCAACAAAGTAACGCTGAATAATTGATCATTGGTATTGCTTGTCTATGAAACATCCACGATGCTTCCTAATTGATTCCAAAAGCATAATAAAAATTTAGCAACAAATTTTTTCTTCCACGATTAAGCTTTTGTCCCTGATGCTTTGGTAAGATGCTAAACAGATGTCTTAAAAGTGTTCTGATAATCATATGAACCGCTAAACTAAAAAGATGCAAGATGAGAATATAGAATTGAGGTTGTGAAAAAGAACCAACCCTACATGAACCCCCCACCCACCCTCTCTCACACTCTCACCATCAAAATCTCGCTGAGAAACGCAACACCTCCAATTTCCACCATCACTGCCAATGTCACAGTACTTCAAAATCAGACTACC from Medicago truncatula cultivar Jemalong A17 chromosome 8, MtrunA17r5.0-ANR, whole genome shotgun sequence includes the following:
- the LOC11442680 gene encoding DNA damage-repair/toleration protein DRT102 codes for the protein MIVCLSFFSLSATRSHSTPPTHSAHSASPLPLSPYNIPIKSVSIFPQLFMAEPNKHIKIITGSGTDHYSISLKDTLVSYLRSINIQVEDLGTSSYYSAAAEVGRRVSQSTPSSSPEVRGLVACGTGAGVSIFANKFPGVFAVTCLTPADAVNARSINNSNVLAVSGKYTSAETAVEIVDAWLNTPFNSPCPASNNKPWPEEMERFLDKSLVEMAEIGKGDLDAANIAIDNELGGLAK